Proteins encoded within one genomic window of Vidua macroura isolate BioBank_ID:100142 chromosome 2, ASM2450914v1, whole genome shotgun sequence:
- the TPT1 gene encoding translationally-controlled tumor protein has protein sequence MIIYRDCISQDEMFSDIYKIREVADGLCLEVEGKMVTRTEGQIDDSLIGGNASAEGPEGDGTEATVITGVDIVINHHLQETSFTKESYKKYIKDYMKAIKARLEEHKPERVKPFMTGAAEQIKHILANFKNYQFFVGENMNPDGMVALLDFREDGVTPYMIFFKDGLEIEKC, from the exons atgaTCATCTACCGGGACTGCATCAGCC AGGATGAGATGTTCTCGGACATCTACAAGATCCGGGAGGTGGCGGACGGCCTGTGCCTGGAAGTGGAGGGGAAG ATGGTCACCAGGACAGAGGGTCAAATTGATGACTCTCTAATTGGTGGCAATGCCTCTGCTGAAGGTCCTGAGGGAGATGGAACAGAAGCCACGGTCATAACTGGTGTTGACATAGTAATTAATCATCACCTTCAGGAGACCAGCTTCACAAAAGAATCCTACAAGAAGTACATTAAGGATTACATGAAAGC AATCAAAGCCAGACTTGAGGAACACAAGCCAGAGAGAGTAAAGCCTTTCATGACTGGGGCTGCAGAACAAATCAAACACATCCTTGCCAACTTCAAAAACTACCAG TTCTTTGTAGGGGAGAACATGAATCCAGATGGAATGGTGGCTCTCCTGGATTTCCGTGAGGACGGTGTGACCCCATATATGATTTTCTTTAAGGATGGCTTAGAAATCGAGAAATGT TAA